A region of Culicoides brevitarsis isolate CSIRO-B50_1 chromosome 1, AGI_CSIRO_Cbre_v1, whole genome shotgun sequence DNA encodes the following proteins:
- the LOC134835853 gene encoding SPRY domain-containing SOCS box protein 3 isoform X2, translated as MPEQISKIFGGEITKDLISDTATPFCKCSKRMLDRRLSTNDVIKSSCTCGEEHNEKIWNWDVTKERSDVLLQNDNVLTFHPIYSQGTAVVKGDAPLELGKQHYWEVKIMSFLTGTDFMIGVGTDKVNIDSHHYQFTSFLGNDDQSWGFSYRGLIQHNHRVKYYGQKYSRGVIVGVHLDLEGPMGIIEFYLNRRPQGKAYLNIPIDQNTKIYPMACSTSAKTSIKLINSTSVKKNLQYHCMETIAKNPEMLELVKSIPGFKRLSHELWFLQCKQRYQYHSDFEKNNLMLEDEAILSSKKKKFIEETDNDDDSSLDSLEDLYKNAHRIKHFKRAINTTTAERSKSDTSDDSEIDETPLIFFCNHY; from the exons ATGCCTGAGCAAATCAGTAAAATTTTCGGCGGTGAAATTACCAAAGACTTAATTTCGGATACGGCTACACCATTTTGCAAATGTAGCAAACGAATGCTGGATCGACGTTTATCCACAAACGATGTCATCAAGAGTAGTTGTACTTGCGGCGAAGAACACAACGAGAAAATTTGGAATTGGGATGTCACAAAAGAGCGTTCCGACGTGCTCCTGCAAAACGACAACGTATTAACTTTCCATCCGATTTACAGCCAGGGAACAGCAGTTGTGAAGGGCGATGCTCCGTTAGAATTGGGAAAACAACACTATTGGGAAGTGAAAATCATGAGCTTTTTAACGGGAACGGATTtt atGATCGGAGTTGGCACAGATAAAGTAAACATTGACTCCCATCATTATCAATTTACGAGTTTTCTCGGAAATGACGACCAATCGTGGGGATTTTCGTATCGGGGACTCATTCAACACAATCACCGTGTCAAGTATTATGGGCAGAAGTATTCACGAGGCGTGATTGTTGGAGTGCATTTAGATCTCGAAGGACCTATGGGAATAATAGAGTTTTACTTGAATCGTCGCCCACAGGGCAAGGCTTACTTAAATATTCCAATAGatcaaaatacgaaaatttatcCCATGGCTTGCTCAACATCGGCAAAAACCTCAATTAAACTCATTAACTCGACGAGTGTCAAGAAGAATTTGCAATATCATTGCATGGAAACTATTGCTAAAAATCCGGAAATGTTAGAG CTTGTAAAATCGATTCCCGGATTCAAACGTCTTTCGCATGAACTGTGGTTCTTGCAATGCAAACAACGTTACCAATATCACTCGGATTTCGAGAAGAACAATCTTATGCTTGAAGATGAGGCAATTCTGAGTTCcaagaagaaaaagttcatCGAAGAGACTGACA acgacgacgactcttCGTTGGATTCACTTGAAGATCTGTACAAGAATGCGCACCGAATTAAGCATTTCAAGCGTGCCATCAACACAACAACAGCTGAACGAAGCAAAAGTGATACGAGTGACGACAGTGAAATCGACGAAAcacctttaatatttttctgtaatcATTATTGA
- the LOC134835853 gene encoding SPRY domain-containing SOCS box protein 3 isoform X1, producing the protein MPEQISKIFGGEITKDLISDTATPFCKCSKRMLDRRLSTNDVIKSSCTCGEEHNEKIWNWDVTKERSDVLLQNDNVLTFHPIYSQGTAVVKGDAPLELGKQHYWEVKIMSFLTGTDFMIGVGTDKVNIDSHHYQFTSFLGNDDQSWGFSYRGLIQHNHRVKYYGQKYSRGVIVGVHLDLEGPMGIIEFYLNRRPQGKAYLNIPIDQNTKIYPMACSTSAKTSIKLINSTSVKKNLQYHCMETIAKNPEMLELVKSIPGFKRLSHELWFLQCKQRYQYHSDFEKNNLMLEDEAILSSKKKKFIEETDSAYDDSSLDSLEDLYKNAHRIKHFKRAINTTTAERSKSDTSDDSEIDETPLIFFCNHY; encoded by the exons ATGCCTGAGCAAATCAGTAAAATTTTCGGCGGTGAAATTACCAAAGACTTAATTTCGGATACGGCTACACCATTTTGCAAATGTAGCAAACGAATGCTGGATCGACGTTTATCCACAAACGATGTCATCAAGAGTAGTTGTACTTGCGGCGAAGAACACAACGAGAAAATTTGGAATTGGGATGTCACAAAAGAGCGTTCCGACGTGCTCCTGCAAAACGACAACGTATTAACTTTCCATCCGATTTACAGCCAGGGAACAGCAGTTGTGAAGGGCGATGCTCCGTTAGAATTGGGAAAACAACACTATTGGGAAGTGAAAATCATGAGCTTTTTAACGGGAACGGATTtt atGATCGGAGTTGGCACAGATAAAGTAAACATTGACTCCCATCATTATCAATTTACGAGTTTTCTCGGAAATGACGACCAATCGTGGGGATTTTCGTATCGGGGACTCATTCAACACAATCACCGTGTCAAGTATTATGGGCAGAAGTATTCACGAGGCGTGATTGTTGGAGTGCATTTAGATCTCGAAGGACCTATGGGAATAATAGAGTTTTACTTGAATCGTCGCCCACAGGGCAAGGCTTACTTAAATATTCCAATAGatcaaaatacgaaaatttatcCCATGGCTTGCTCAACATCGGCAAAAACCTCAATTAAACTCATTAACTCGACGAGTGTCAAGAAGAATTTGCAATATCATTGCATGGAAACTATTGCTAAAAATCCGGAAATGTTAGAG CTTGTAAAATCGATTCCCGGATTCAAACGTCTTTCGCATGAACTGTGGTTCTTGCAATGCAAACAACGTTACCAATATCACTCGGATTTCGAGAAGAACAATCTTATGCTTGAAGATGAGGCAATTCTGAGTTCcaagaagaaaaagttcatCGAAGAGACTGACAGTGCGTAT gacgactcttCGTTGGATTCACTTGAAGATCTGTACAAGAATGCGCACCGAATTAAGCATTTCAAGCGTGCCATCAACACAACAACAGCTGAACGAAGCAAAAGTGATACGAGTGACGACAGTGAAATCGACGAAAcacctttaatatttttctgtaatcATTATTGA
- the LOC134836021 gene encoding uncharacterized protein LOC134836021 — MHFWIDKRSPQACIYSGRSRVAASLGTNGNNFGLSQLTTGRRIPRTATKSMVTPIHRFPTVECTRPHLYRNQSHPSTQNSSHNFNFNTSGSSHHTNNNHHSNSSSSSTNQYNIHRVYNNNNTIQSNPVIENATGSSNTAMISAITSRPSHHVQLLAAGSRIGGSEESQLLPTHLKFGMWASLALATIFVTSAKFYFDHQGTGLEVLLFCAFSATFFLAACTVSICRRPAHSRDQSTAHTIQTQTDQLSSVEPIVQSNYDAIAVAQVHHQQAIAPPPPYHIAILLPDNSKEEPDETPPPAYDKIII; from the exons ATGCATTTTTGGATCGATAAAAGATCACCCCAAGCTTGTATTTATAGCGGTAGATCACGCGTAGCTGCTTCTTTAGGTACTAACGGCAACAATTTCGGTCTAAGTCAACTAACGACAGGACGTCGCATACCCCGAACAGCTACAAAATCAATGGTAACGCCGATCCATAGATTTCCAACTGTTGAATGCACTCGTCCTCATCTCTATCGGAATCAATCGCATCCCTCAACTCAAAACTcttcacataattttaattttaataccaGCGGATCTTCACATCACACGAACAATAATCATCACTCGAACTCGTCTTCGTCGTCGACAAATCAATATAACATTCATCGcgtttacaacaacaacaatac CATACAATCAAATCCTGTCATCGAAAACGCAACAGGTAGCAGCAATACAGCAATGATTTCCGCAATTACATCTCGTCCATCGCATCATGTGCAACTTCTGGCAGCGGGAAGTCGCATTGGCGGATCCGAAGAATCACAACTTTTGCCGACACATTTGAAGTTTGGAATGTGGGCATCTCTCGCACTTGCCACAATTTTCGTAACAAGCGCCAAATTTTACTTCGATCATCAAGGAACAGGTTTAGAAGTTTTGTTGTTCTGTGCATTTTCGGCAACTTTCTTCCTTGCCGCTTGTACAGTTTCGATATGCAGGAGACCCGCACACAGTAGAGACCAAAGCACAGCACACACAATTCAAACACAAACTGATCAACTTTCTTCGGTAGAACCCATTGtacag agTAATTACGATGCTATTGCCGTCGCTCAAGTACATCATCAACAAGCGATTGCTCCTCCTCCCCCATATCATATCGCCATTCTACTTCCAG ATAACTCAAAGGAAGAACCTGATGAGACTCCGCCTCCAGCATACGATAAAATCATAATCTGa
- the LOC134827953 gene encoding putative odorant receptor 83c, translating to MVEKKLEAGVTELALLKPKNGREPLLTFHFIMKCFHIFATPLVGNFFVSNWKWNLQTFHTCFLLLWTSILYSLNAYEFRHNTDEMFLSLIFELFNIMSIQRFYKFIQQRHLIMLCNEDIRVFTEKWEKRTEGYRILVWYYNLIKTLIIGGMAIFFTTAVIVVLMPIIIYIVTGRLQLVYQMYVPHLDYTTHPGFEIHIFLHSIPIFLFVDALTPLVGFVLITIIMICTRIDILCGRIRTLNSMIEEYNDPDENSKEITKLLKEIFEDHDHLLTYTDNCEELFSIQHLSDHFIVAAQICLSLYSIIKYSWYLGFAVIVVTTFMLFTINVLGTIIEIKFEKLLDDIWNIPWYLLDMKNKRSYSYFLGNSQKTDRLSVGGRVSLSLNTFVQLYKRIYSYLMILLEMEN from the coding sequence atggttgaaaaaaaactcgaagcTGGCGTGACAGAATTGGCTTTATTGAAGCCTAAAAACGGGCGTGAGCCTCTTTTAACGTTTCATTTTATCATGAAATGTTTTCACATCTTTGCGACTCCCCTTGTTGGaaacttttttgtatcaaattggAAATGGAATTTACAAACTTTTCACACTTGTTTCCTTCTCCTATGGACCAGCATACTTTATAGCTTGAACGCTTATGAATTTCGGCATAACACTGACGAGATGTTTCTGAGCTTGATCTTCGAGTTGTTCAATATCATGAGCATTCAACGCTTTTACAAGTTTATCCAACAGCGACATCTGATAATGTTGTGCAACGAAGATATTCGTGTTTTTAcggaaaaatgggaaaaacgaACCGAAGGTTATCGAATTCTCGTTTGGTATTACAACCTGATCAAAACTTTAATCATTGGAGGCATGGCAATTTTCTTCACTACTGCAGTTATCGTCGTTCTTATGCCGATAATTATTTACATCGTTACTGGTCGATTGCAACTCGTGTATCAAATGTACGTTCCTCATCTGGATTACACGACACATCCGGGTTTTGAGATCCATATTTTTCTCCATTCAattccaatatttttgtttgttgatgcTTTGACACCCTTAGTTGGCTTCGTTTTGATCACAATTATCATGATTTGTACAAGAATCGATATCTTGTGCGGCAGAATCCGAACCTTGAACTCCATGATTGAAGAATATAACGATCCAGACGAAAATTCGAAGGAAATTACAAAACTTTTGAAGGAAATCTTTGAGGATCATGATCATTTACTCACCTATACAGACAATTGCGAAGAACTTTTTTCGATTCAACATTTATCGGATCACTTTATAGTAGCAGCTCAAATTTGCTTGTCGCTGTATTCGATCATCAAATATTCGTGGTATCTTGGTTTTGCCGTAATTGTTGTTACAACTTTTATGCTTTTTACAATTAATGTGCTCGGAACCatcattgaaattaaattcgaaaaattgttgGATGATATTTGGAATATTCCGTGGTATTTGTTGGATATGAAGAATAAAAGAAGTTATTCGTATTTTTTGGGTAATTCGCAGAAAACTGATCGATTGTCAGTTGGCGGAAGAGTATCGTTATCGTTAAATACATTTGTGCAGTTATACAAAAGAATTTATTCGTACTTGATGATTTTGTTGGAAATGGAAAACTAA
- the LOC134835766 gene encoding probable maltase: MKGLKFLFLFTFVFADDPWYKNANYYQVYPRSFKDSDSNGIGDIRGVIEKLPYLHDLGMDGIWLNPIMKSPQADAGYDISDYREIESLFGTMEDFLELLNEAKQLGMHLIMDFVPNHTSNEHEWFIKSENGEEGYEDYYIWHPGTRDENGDLKPPNEWVSVMVGSMWEWSEKRQAFYFHQFLPQQPDLNYRNPKVVEEMKNVMRFWLEKGISGFRIDAVPCLFEVSSDSPEFYLQEPPSGECDEPTLSCYYKHIYTQNQSETYDMVAEWRSVLNEFSSIEPKVMMLEVLVSPEDLRRYYTRGADIPFNFEPLYTWKENRSAWEIRVFIENYLNHIPDGNSPNWVLGNHDNSRLATRLGEKRIDLFNILLQTLPGNAVTYNGEEFGMTDVFISWEDTQDPQACATNRTFYTQRTRDPARTPFQWNSNKNAGFSDAEKTWLPVGSKYVDVNVEKELKSSNSHLKIFKKLVSLHKLPEFRDGKYESSSDTSQNVFSYVRSHPATENIYIIALNFGKSDVTLDMREQFRNLPSNFKIVVASLHTNLSEGTKVSIKKVTIPAEAGVVFISNGNVIFLSTFLHIFLMIMYGNILSQIKKKILVSIFIIF; this comes from the exons ATGAAAGgtttgaagtttttgtttcTCTTTACGTTTGTTTTTGCTGACGATCCATGGTACAAGAACGCAAATTATTACCAAGTTTATCCCCGAAGTTTTAAGGATTCCGATTCTAATGGAATTGGCGATATCCGAGGAGTTATCGAAAAACTTCCGTATTTACATGATCTTGGCATGGATGGAATTTGGTTGAATCCCATAATGAAAAGTCCTCAAGCAGATGCGGGATACGACATTTCCGATTATCGCGAAATTGAATCGCTTTTTGGTACAATGGAAGATTTTTTGGAGCTTTTGAATGAAGCAAAGCAACTTGGAATGCATTTAATTATGGATTTTGTGCCGAATCACACGAGCAACGAGCACGAATGGTTCATCAAATCTGAAAATGGAGAAGAAGGATATGAGGATTATTACATTTGGCATCCGGGGACGAGGGATGAGAATGGCGATTTGAAGCCGCCGAATGAATGGGTCAGTGTTATGGTTGGAAGTATGTGGGAATGGAGCGAAAAGCGACAAgcgttttattttcatcaatttttgccGCAACAA cccgATCTTAACTATCGCAATCCAAAAGTAGttgaagaaatgaaaaacgTGATGAGATTTTGGTTGGAAAAGGGAATCTCAGGCTTTAGAATCGATGCTGTGCCTTGTCTTTTCGAAGTTTCGTCAGATTCTCCTGAATTTTATCTTCAAGAACCTCCAAGCGGGGAATGTGATGAACCAACATTAAGTTGTTATTACAag cacATTTATACCCAAAATCAGAGTGAAACTTACGATATGGTTGCTGAATGGCGCTCCGTTTTGAACGAATTTTCCTCCATTGAACCAAAAGTCATGATGTTAGAAGTTCTCGTGTCTCCTGAAGATCTTCGTCGTTATTACACACGCGGCGCAGATATTCCTTTCAACTTTGAGCCCCTTTATACTTGGAAAGAAAATCGATCGGCTTGGGAGATTCGTGTATTTATCGAAAACTATTTGAATCACATTCCTGATGGAAATTCTCCAAATTGGGTTCTTGGCAATCACGATAATTCTCGTCTCGCCACGCGTCTCGGAGAAAAGCGAATCgatctttttaatattttacttcaAACATTGCCCGGCAATGCTGTTACTTACAACGGCGAAGAGTTTGGAATGACAGATGTTTTTATTTCGTGGGAAGATACGCAAGATCCTCAAGCTTGCGCAACCAATCGAACTTTTTATACGCAGCGGACGAGAGATCCTGCTCGTACGCCTTTTCAATggaattcgaataaaaatgcGGGATTCAGTGATGCTGAAAAAACTTGGCTACCTGTAGGATCAAAATATGTTGACGTTAATGTTGAAAAGGAGCTCAAATCAAGTAACAGTCatttgaaaatctttaaaaaactcGTGAGTTTACACAAACTTCCCGAATTTCGTGATGGAAAGTACGAAAGTTCTTCAGATACAAGTCAAAATGTCTTTTCGTACGTCAGAAGTCATCCTGCAACTGAAAATATCTACATCATAGCATTGAACTTTGGAAAATCAGATGTTACATTAGACATGAGAGAGCAATTTCGAAACTTACCTTCTAACTTCAAAATTGTAGTTGCTTCGTTGCATACAAATCTTTCCGAAgg aacaaAAGTCTCTATTAAAAAAGTGACGATTCCAGCTGAGGCGGGAGTAGTTTTTATCTCCAAtggaaatgtaatttttctttcgacGTTCTTGCATATTTTCCTAATGATTATGtatggaaatattttgtcgcaaattaaaaaaaaaattttagtatctatttttattatattttag
- the LOC134826941 gene encoding maltase A3-like, whose product MLQTAILVILLSISIQFVNSEEEEWWRGANFYQIYPKSFKDSDGDGYGDLQGIRSKIPYLKEIGITGVWLSPIYTSPQKDGGYDITDYKAIDPIFGTMQDFDELLATVKEHGMHLILDFVPNHTSDEAEWFKKSVARDPQYENYYVWHPGKPDPDGGQNLPPSNWLSVFRFSAWKWNEERGEYYLHQFVEGQPDLNYRDPNLVADMKDVLRFWLRRGVSGFRIDTIPNLFETVNEDGSFPDEPASGYCDDPESHCYLNHIYTANLPETMDMAYQWHAVLEEFRHDEVKILMTEAYSSLDIIVEYYGNSTHNGSQVPFNFEVLTKLKKDSSARDLKKIAENYLNYIPSGRGYLPNWVLGNHDQHRFPSRLGETRADLYNIFLQTMPGNAITYQGEELAMPNVVVSWEDTQDPQACNTNRTVYHSYSRDPARTPFPWDGTTNAGFSTGTPWIPAGTEYPLYNVEKQMKDTNSHLKIFKKLTTLHKSPAFKNGIYVPTNYINDNVFSYLRSDNNETYVIALNFGKQMEHVNFNDAFVNLGKTGVVEVASLGSSLQEGSECTLNSVSIPADTGVVIKVKNGVAALFNRLHNWLLILVVTIFVLFKSY is encoded by the exons ATGCTACAAACTGccattttggtaattttattGTCAATTTCTATTCAATTCGTGAActcagaagaagaagaatggTGGCGAGGAGcgaatttttaccaaatttatccaaaaagcTTTAAAGATTCCGATGG tGATGGTTACGGCGATTTACAAGGCATTCGTTCAAAAATCCCATATTTGAAGGAAATTGGAATTACAGGTGTTTGGCTATCTCCAATTTATACTTCTCCGCAAAAGGATGGCGGATATGACATTACCGATTATAAAGCGATTGATCCAATTTTTGGTACTATGCAAGATTTTGACGAACTTTTAGCTACGGTGAAAGAACATGGAATGCATTTGATTCTCGATTTTGTGCCAAat cacacTTCCGATGAAGCAGAATGGTTTAAGAAATCCGTTGCACGTGATCCacaatatgaaaattattacgtTTGGCATCCCGGAAAGCCAGATCCTGATGGCGGACAAAATCTTCCCCCGAGCAACTGGTTAAGCGTTTTTCGTTTCAGTGCGTGGAAATGGAATGAAGAAAGAGGAGAATATTATTTGCATCAATTTGTCGAAGGACAG cCTGATTTAAACTATCGAGATCCCAATTTGGTCGCTGACATGAAAGATGTTTTACGTTTTTGGCTTCGTCGAGGCGTTTCTGGCTTCCGTATCGACACAATCCCGAATCTTTTTGAAACTGTAAACGAAGATGGAAGTTTTCCGGATGAACCTGCCAGCGGATATTGTGACGATCCTGAATCGCATTGCTATTTGAATCACATTTACACTGCCAATCTGCCCGAAACGATGGATATGGCGTACCAATGGCATGCCGTTTTGGAAGAATTTCGTCATGATGAAGTAAAAATCTTGATGACTGAAGCTTATTCTTCACTCGATATCATTGTCGAGTATTATGGAAATAGTACACATAATGGCAGTCAAGTACCATTCAACTTTGAAGTGTTGACGAAACTTAAGAAAGACAGTTCGGCACgtgatttaaagaaaatcgcGGAAAATTACCTTAATTACATTCCTTCGGGGCGAGGTTATCTTCCGAATTGGGTGTTAGGCAATCATGATCAACATCGTTTCCCATCACGTTTGGGCGAAACACGCGCTGATTTGtacaacatttttctccaaacGATGCCCGGCAATGCAATTACGTATCAAGGCGAAGAACTTGCCATGCCAAATGTCGTTGTAAGTTGGGAAGATACGCAAGATCCGCAAGCTTGCAATACAAATCGAACAGTTTATCATTCGTATTCACGAGATCCCGCGCGAACGCCTTTTCCATGGGATGGAACAACAAACGCGGGATTTTCTACAGGAACGCCATGGATTCCTGCGGGAACAGAATATCCCTTATATAATGTAGAAAAACAGATGAAAGACACAAACAGCCAtctgaaaatctttaaaaaactgaCGACACTTCACAAAAGTCCCGCATTCAAAAATGGTATTTATGTGCCGACAAATTACATAAATGACAATGTATTTTCTTACCTTCGAAGTGATAATAATGAAACTTATGTGATTGCTTTGAATTTTGGAAAACAAATGGAACATGTCAACTTTAATGATGCTTTTGTCAATTTGGGTAAAACAGGCGTTGTAGAAGTTGCTTCGTTGGGGTCATCATTGCAAGAAGG atCGGAGTGCACTTTAAATAGTGTAAGCATTCCAGCCGACACAGGAGTTGTTATCAAAGTAAAGAATGGAGTAGCTGCGTTATTCAATAGATTACATAATTGGTTGTTGATTCTCGTTGTTACGATATTTGTTCTTTTCAAGAGTTATTGA
- the LOC134827210 gene encoding BUD13 homolog — protein MSHIKIDQKEYLKKYLSGDVGDDKKKKKKKKVKEIKGKTVTVVDDDWDFSKIKNMDDNAEIEASLLMNEDAPQIVGVIDERPPELKALDYKNKLWKGLNEVDETSRDSDGSKRRQERKRSEDLSPRRSRRDKSEDLSPQRPRKNKYDDDLSPKRSRRDKSEDFSPPRHRKRRESDDDLSPKRSRKRNEDLSPPRNRKNRHSDEDLSPKRASRRNRSPDNSPPRRKNERDLSPKRRKPSRFTDASPTRQSLSPNKVRKDLDLSPIRKNHRSADERRERKRSSDLSPRRNRRQSPSSSRARDFSPERRYQKPSKRQVSDSPPPTHGKMKRTMDGKVAGLQDAANLKVENAKHSKRESEMYENMTDEMSGRNAEARVRATGAVDRRKLEANLAKEREKEEKYAERKQVYDKWGKGVKQLEDYKAHLEQAARDASKPFARYAGDEDVERHLKEQERLEDPMLQYMRSKKQKKDVKEKVPMKPIYKGLFPDNRFNIRPGYRWDGVDRSNGYEKRHFEAINVRKATEEEAYLYSTEDM, from the exons atgtctCATATTAAGATAGATCAGAaggaatatttgaaaaaatatctttcagGAGATGTAGGAGACgacaaaaagaagaagaaaaagaaaaaagtgaaagaaatcAAGGGAAAAAC CGTTACAGTAGTCGACGATGATtgggatttttcaaaaattaagaatatggATGACAATGCTGAGATTGAAGCTTCTCTCTTGATGAACGAAGATGCTCCTCAAATTGTTGGTGTCATTGACGAACGCCCGCCCGAATTGAAAGCGTTGGAttacaaaaacaaactatGGAAAGGATTGAATGAAGTTGATGAAACGAGCAGAGATTCTGATGGTTCGAAGCGACGGCAGGAGAGAAAAAGAAGCGAAGATTTGTCCCCAAGGAGATCGAGGAGAGATAAAAGTGAGGATTTATCGCCCCAAAGGCcgagaaaaaacaaatatgatgatgatttgtCTCCGAAGAGATCTCGCCGAGATAAAAGCGAAGACTTTTCACCTCCAAGACATCGGAAAAGAAGAGAAAGTGACGACGACTTATCGCCAAAGCGTTCAAGGAAACGAAATGAAGATTTATCGCCGCCgagaaatcgtaaaaatagACACAGTGACGAAGATTTGTCTCCAAAAAGAGCATCACGAAGAAACAGATCGCCCGACAACTCGCCTCCGCGACGAAAAAACGAAAGAGATTTGTCGCCTAAAAGACGCAAACCATCAAGATTTACAGATGCTTCTCCGACACGTCAAAGTCTAAGTCCCAATAAAGTTCGTAAAGATTTAGATTTGTCTCCCATTCGCAAAAATCATCGATCTGCAGATGAGAGAAGAGAAAGAAAACGAAGCTCTGACCTTTCTCCTCGTCGAAATCGAAGACAATCTCCAAGTAGCTCACGTGCACGAGATTTTTCGCCCGAACGACGTTatcaaaaaccatcaaaacgTCAAGTTAGTGACTCGCCTCCTCCAACTCACGGTAAAATGAAACGCACAATGGATGGAAAAGTTGCTGGATTACAAGATGCGGCaaatttgaaagttgaaaatgcgAAACACAGCAAACGCGAGTCTGAAATGTACGAAAATATGACGGATGAAATGTCAGGAAGAAATGCCGAAGCAAGAGTTCGTGCCACGGGAGCTGTTGATCGTCGAAAACTCGAGGCAAATTTGGCAAAAGAACgtgaaaaagaggaaaaatacgCGGAACGCAAACAAGTTTACGACAAATGGGGAAAGGGCGTTAAGCAACTTGAAGATTACAAAGCGCATTTGGAACAAGCAGCTCGTGATGCGAGCAAACCATTTGCCAGATATGCGGGAGACGAAGACGTTGAACGACATTTGAAGGAACAAGAGAGACTTGAAGATCCAATGTTGCAGTACATGCGTTCAAAGAAACAGAAAAAGGATGTAAAGGAAAAAGTTCCCATGAAACCCATTTACAAAGGACTCTTTCCTGACAATCGATTCAATATTCGGCCTGGATATCGATGGGATGGCGTTGATCGATCAAATGGATATGAAAAACGTCATTTTGAAGCCATTAACGTGCGAAAGGCAACCGAAGAAGAAGCGTATTTGTATTCAACAGAAGACATGTAG